From Montipora foliosa isolate CH-2021 chromosome 6, ASM3666993v2, whole genome shotgun sequence, a single genomic window includes:
- the LOC138007874 gene encoding glutathione hydrolase 1 proenzyme-like isoform X1, with the protein MAAANSLQDANDFMNDRESLIRHDSEEFEGDDILSGESLRHFSRRRNRSREIRMIVLACMIFAVGITVALVIDIVTGSHYTGHAAVVSDVKECSDVGLDLLKKGGSAVDASIGTMLCVGVMNPESTGVGGGGFMLSVVPKNGKEVAEMIDFREVAPLAATKDMFHGSERPARWGGLSVGVPGEIRGYELAHNRYGKLKWSELFAPAIKIAREGFRVTEHTGRVLKNLNKTVIGTELGKVVAPKGVFLQEGDKMSNPALADTLQKIAENGAEVFYNGPIADSIVAAVKSESAYPGILTKEDLSKYKPLVKDAINSTYKGYQVITTPLPSGGPVLISMLNILDGFNFTKKDQDTNLTYHYMIEAMKFVFGQRSYLEDSKNLTDFVQQMLSKKHADLLRAKISRNQTFPLSHYGLLADQAGSHGTAHVSVIGPDGDLVSLTSSVNGYFGSGIMTKTGILLNNEMLDFSIPGFQRMAGAGLPKANFVAPGKRPLSSMIPTAVLHEEKRCWFRMSLGGSGSYHIIPAVADVLVNTLSFDVSLSNAIEKGRVYYDLKTGRTEIEAKKFPDQKKAKGLEQALREIGHNVTAHGKLADVNGVSYFKEQVVAHADSRRGGAQGSAQF; encoded by the exons ATGGCTGCGGCAAATTCCTTACAAGACGCGAATGACTTTATGAACGACAGAGAAAGCCTTATTCGGCATGATTCGGAAGAATTCGAAGGAGACGAC ATTTTGTCTGGGGAAAGCCTTCGCCATTTTAGCAGAAGACGCAACAGATCCCGTGAGATTCGTATGATCGTTCTTGCTTGTATGATTTTCGCTGTTGGGATAACAGTTGCTCTTGTGATAGATATCGTCACTGGAAGTCATTACACAG GTCATGCAGCTGTGGTATCAGATGTTAAGGAATGTTCAGACGTAGGGCTAGATTTGCTAAAGAAAGGTGGCTCGGCAGTGGATGCATCTATTGGGACTATGCTGTGTGTTGGAGTCATGAATCCAGAAAGCACAGGAGTGGGAGG TGGTGGCTTCATGCTGTctgttgttcctaaaaatgGCAAGGAAGTAGCAGAAATGATTGATTTCAGGGAGGTGGCACCATTGGCAGCCACAAAGGACATGTTTCATGGAAGTGAACGCCCTGCACGCTGG GGTGGTTTATCAGTAGGCGTGCCTGGAGAAATTAGAGGATATGAGTTAGCTCATAACAGATATGGAAA GCTAAAATGGTCAGAACTGTTTGCACCTGCCATAAAGATTGCAAGAGAAGGATTTAGGGTCACTGAACACACAG GAAGAGTTCTGAAAAATCTAAACAAAACTGTGATTGGGACTGAGCTTGGGAAAGTTGTAGCACCCAAAGGTGTATTTTTACAG GAGGGTGATAAAATGAGCAATCCTGCACTGGCAGATACCTTGCAGAAGATAGCTGAAAATGGTGCTGAAGTCTTTTATAATGGACCAATAGCAGACAGCATAGTTGCAGCG GTGAAGTCCGAGTCAGCATATCCAGGGATACTAACAAAAGAAGATCTATCAAAATACAAACCATTAGTAAAAGATGCCATCAATTCCACTTATAAAG GGTACCAAGTCATAACAACTCCTCTGCCATCTGGTGGCCCAGTACTGATCTCTATGTTGAATATTCTTGATGGCTTCAATTTCACCAAGAAAGACCAAGACACAAATCTTACATATCACTATATGATAGAG GCAATGAAGTTTGTTTTTGGTCAGAGATCATATTTGGAGGACAGTAAGAATCTTACTGATTTCGTGCAACAAATGTTGAG CAAAAAGCACGCAGACCTTTTGAGGGCGAAAATCTCTCGAAACCAAACATTTCCTCTGTCCCATTATGGGTTGCTCGCAGACCAAGCAGGATCACACGGTACGGCGCATGTGTCTGTTATAGGACCTGACGGCGATCTTGTTAGCCTCACCAG CTCTGTCAATGGTTATTTTGGGTCCGGGATCATGACCAAGACGGGCATTCTTTTAAATAACGAAATGTTAGATTTTTCAATTCCTGGTTTCCAACGAATGGCCGGTGCTGGTCTACCAAAG GCTAATTTTGTGGCGCCTGGCAAGCGTCCTCTTTCTTCCATGATACCAACAGCTGTGCTGCACGAAGAG AAGCGTTGTTGGTTCCGTATGTCATTGGGTGGTTCGGGTTCGTACCACATCATACCTGCTGTAGCCGATGTTTTAGTTAACACTCTTTCCTTTGATGTTTCTTTGAGTAACGCCATAGAAAAAGGCAGGGTGTATTACGACCTCAAAACTGGCCGAACGGAAATCGAAG CCAAGAAGTTTCCTGACCAAAAGAAAGCCAAAGGCCTTGAGCAGGCGCTTCGGGAAATCGGGCACAACGTCACTGCGCATGGCAAGCTGGCGGATGTGAATGGAGTATCTTATTTTAAAGAGCAGGTTGTTGCTCATGCGGACAGCCGACGTGGTGGGGCTCAAGGCAGCGCtcaattttaa
- the LOC138007874 gene encoding glutathione hydrolase 1 proenzyme-like isoform X2: protein MAAANSLQDANDFMNDRESLIRHDSEEFEGDILSGESLRHFSRRRNRSREIRMIVLACMIFAVGITVALVIDIVTGSHYTGHAAVVSDVKECSDVGLDLLKKGGSAVDASIGTMLCVGVMNPESTGVGGGGFMLSVVPKNGKEVAEMIDFREVAPLAATKDMFHGSERPARWGGLSVGVPGEIRGYELAHNRYGKLKWSELFAPAIKIAREGFRVTEHTGRVLKNLNKTVIGTELGKVVAPKGVFLQEGDKMSNPALADTLQKIAENGAEVFYNGPIADSIVAAVKSESAYPGILTKEDLSKYKPLVKDAINSTYKGYQVITTPLPSGGPVLISMLNILDGFNFTKKDQDTNLTYHYMIEAMKFVFGQRSYLEDSKNLTDFVQQMLSKKHADLLRAKISRNQTFPLSHYGLLADQAGSHGTAHVSVIGPDGDLVSLTSSVNGYFGSGIMTKTGILLNNEMLDFSIPGFQRMAGAGLPKANFVAPGKRPLSSMIPTAVLHEEKRCWFRMSLGGSGSYHIIPAVADVLVNTLSFDVSLSNAIEKGRVYYDLKTGRTEIEAKKFPDQKKAKGLEQALREIGHNVTAHGKLADVNGVSYFKEQVVAHADSRRGGAQGSAQF from the exons ATGGCTGCGGCAAATTCCTTACAAGACGCGAATGACTTTATGAACGACAGAGAAAGCCTTATTCGGCATGATTCGGAAGAATTCGAAGGAGAC ATTTTGTCTGGGGAAAGCCTTCGCCATTTTAGCAGAAGACGCAACAGATCCCGTGAGATTCGTATGATCGTTCTTGCTTGTATGATTTTCGCTGTTGGGATAACAGTTGCTCTTGTGATAGATATCGTCACTGGAAGTCATTACACAG GTCATGCAGCTGTGGTATCAGATGTTAAGGAATGTTCAGACGTAGGGCTAGATTTGCTAAAGAAAGGTGGCTCGGCAGTGGATGCATCTATTGGGACTATGCTGTGTGTTGGAGTCATGAATCCAGAAAGCACAGGAGTGGGAGG TGGTGGCTTCATGCTGTctgttgttcctaaaaatgGCAAGGAAGTAGCAGAAATGATTGATTTCAGGGAGGTGGCACCATTGGCAGCCACAAAGGACATGTTTCATGGAAGTGAACGCCCTGCACGCTGG GGTGGTTTATCAGTAGGCGTGCCTGGAGAAATTAGAGGATATGAGTTAGCTCATAACAGATATGGAAA GCTAAAATGGTCAGAACTGTTTGCACCTGCCATAAAGATTGCAAGAGAAGGATTTAGGGTCACTGAACACACAG GAAGAGTTCTGAAAAATCTAAACAAAACTGTGATTGGGACTGAGCTTGGGAAAGTTGTAGCACCCAAAGGTGTATTTTTACAG GAGGGTGATAAAATGAGCAATCCTGCACTGGCAGATACCTTGCAGAAGATAGCTGAAAATGGTGCTGAAGTCTTTTATAATGGACCAATAGCAGACAGCATAGTTGCAGCG GTGAAGTCCGAGTCAGCATATCCAGGGATACTAACAAAAGAAGATCTATCAAAATACAAACCATTAGTAAAAGATGCCATCAATTCCACTTATAAAG GGTACCAAGTCATAACAACTCCTCTGCCATCTGGTGGCCCAGTACTGATCTCTATGTTGAATATTCTTGATGGCTTCAATTTCACCAAGAAAGACCAAGACACAAATCTTACATATCACTATATGATAGAG GCAATGAAGTTTGTTTTTGGTCAGAGATCATATTTGGAGGACAGTAAGAATCTTACTGATTTCGTGCAACAAATGTTGAG CAAAAAGCACGCAGACCTTTTGAGGGCGAAAATCTCTCGAAACCAAACATTTCCTCTGTCCCATTATGGGTTGCTCGCAGACCAAGCAGGATCACACGGTACGGCGCATGTGTCTGTTATAGGACCTGACGGCGATCTTGTTAGCCTCACCAG CTCTGTCAATGGTTATTTTGGGTCCGGGATCATGACCAAGACGGGCATTCTTTTAAATAACGAAATGTTAGATTTTTCAATTCCTGGTTTCCAACGAATGGCCGGTGCTGGTCTACCAAAG GCTAATTTTGTGGCGCCTGGCAAGCGTCCTCTTTCTTCCATGATACCAACAGCTGTGCTGCACGAAGAG AAGCGTTGTTGGTTCCGTATGTCATTGGGTGGTTCGGGTTCGTACCACATCATACCTGCTGTAGCCGATGTTTTAGTTAACACTCTTTCCTTTGATGTTTCTTTGAGTAACGCCATAGAAAAAGGCAGGGTGTATTACGACCTCAAAACTGGCCGAACGGAAATCGAAG CCAAGAAGTTTCCTGACCAAAAGAAAGCCAAAGGCCTTGAGCAGGCGCTTCGGGAAATCGGGCACAACGTCACTGCGCATGGCAAGCTGGCGGATGTGAATGGAGTATCTTATTTTAAAGAGCAGGTTGTTGCTCATGCGGACAGCCGACGTGGTGGGGCTCAAGGCAGCGCtcaattttaa